In Bacillus sp. KH172YL63, one genomic interval encodes:
- the motA gene encoding flagellar motor stator protein MotA, which produces MDKTSLIGLILGIIAVGVGMVFKGVSPVALLNPAAILIIILGTAAAVVIAFPTHEIKKVPKLFGILFKEQKVQDPKQTIQFFSQIADLARKEGLLALEAKTQEVDDPFLRDGLSLAVDGQSADYIRDVLHEEIDAMEERHSAGALIFTQAGTYAPTLGVLGAVIGLIAALSHMDNTEELGHAISAAFVATLLGIFTGYVLWHPFANKLKRKSKVEVKMKMMVVEGILSIIEGESPRVIEQKLASYLPASERIQLLKGDEDEAA; this is translated from the coding sequence ATGGATAAAACGTCTTTAATAGGACTCATATTAGGGATCATAGCGGTTGGAGTGGGGATGGTGTTCAAGGGTGTAAGCCCTGTAGCGCTGCTGAACCCTGCGGCCATTTTGATTATTATACTGGGGACGGCTGCGGCAGTGGTCATTGCCTTTCCAACCCATGAAATTAAAAAAGTACCAAAGCTTTTCGGCATCTTGTTTAAAGAACAAAAAGTGCAGGATCCGAAACAAACGATTCAATTTTTCTCACAGATCGCTGATTTGGCGAGAAAAGAAGGCTTGCTTGCCCTTGAAGCCAAAACTCAGGAAGTGGACGATCCTTTCTTGAGGGACGGACTTTCCTTGGCTGTGGACGGTCAAAGTGCCGATTACATCCGGGATGTACTCCATGAGGAAATCGATGCGATGGAAGAGCGGCATAGTGCAGGGGCCCTTATCTTCACACAGGCAGGTACATATGCCCCGACACTCGGTGTTCTCGGTGCCGTCATCGGGTTGATTGCGGCCCTTAGTCACATGGATAACACTGAAGAACTGGGACATGCGATTTCAGCAGCATTCGTTGCGACTCTCCTGGGGATTTTCACCGGATATGTCCTTTGGCATCCGTTTGCAAATAAGCTGAAACGAAAGTCGAAGGTGGAAGTGAAGATGAAGATGATGGTCGTAGAAGGGATCCTTTCGATCATCGAGGGCGAATCTCCGCGGGTGATCGAGCAGAAGCTTGCCTCTTACTTGCCGGCAAGTGAACGGATCCAGTTGCTAAAGGGGGATGAGGATGAAGCGGCGTAA